One Salmo trutta unplaced genomic scaffold, fSalTru1.1, whole genome shotgun sequence DNA segment encodes these proteins:
- the LOC115190833 gene encoding ubl carboxyl-terminal hydrolase 18-like: MRGLINYGAYCSINSVVQVLCWTRELRDLIRLVDDQDPRSPNTVAVRLKCLIYDMTKGNMSPCDPSSLVYAMTLYRGAPFDVQEDSDVVFKCIINALADDCGASKRIGSLWDIENEDRVRCLRCFTVQSTLNKSNTITVLIGDNLPTELQDYIKLYTDNKFTTCDYHCTQCHTGTQIEITSKVVTLPQVVCMRIERVRNIGRDTTDIVKTGTRFAFPETLDLKYIMKEPEAPVATVYTLYAVVAHRGTHYCGHYTAYVRDDNDIWYLADDSHVRVCSWEDVKSTYEAGSMLYDGIAYMLMYHKQLPHCVT, encoded by the coding sequence ATGCGCGGCTTGATCAATTACGGGGCTTACTGCAGCATCAACAGCGTTGTCCAAGTGCTGTGTTGGACACGTGAGCTGCGGGACCTCATTCGACTGGTCGATGATCAAGATCCCCGGTCTCCTAATACGGTGGCAGTGAGGCTGAAGTGTCTCATCTACGATATGACCAAAGGCAACATGTCCCCGTGTGATCCGAGCTCACTAGTGTACGCAATGACATTGTACAGAGGAGCCCCCTTCGATGTTCAGGAGGACTCAGACGTGGTCTTCAAGTGCATCATCAACGCTCTAGCAGACGACTGTGGGGCATCTAAGAGGATAGGTTCTTTGTGGGACATTGAGAATGAGGACCGTGTGCGCTGCCTCCGTTGTTTCACTGTCCAGTCCACACTCAATAAGTCCAACACGATCACAGTGTTGATAGGCGATAATCTCCCCACAGAGCTGCAGGACTATATCAAATTGTACACTGACAACAAGTTCACCACCTGTGACTACCATTGTACACAATGCCACACAGGAACTCAGATTGAAATCACCAGCAAGGTAGTGACATTGCCGCAGGTTGTGTGTATGAGGATCGAACGTGTTAGGAACATTGGCAGAGATACCACTGATATAGTCAAGACAGGCACAAGGTTTGCTTTCCCTGAGACACTGGACCTGAAATATATCATGAAAGAACCTGAAGCTCCGGTAGCTACTGTATACACGCTGTACGCTGTTGTAGCCCACCGTGGTACTCACTACTGTGGACATTACACAGCTTATGTGCGAGACGACAACGACATTTGGTATCTCGCAGACGACTCTCATGTCAGAGTGTGCTCTTGGGAAGATGTCAAGTCAACCTACGAAGCTGGATCTATGCTATACGATGGCATAGCCTATATGCTCATGTACCATAAACAGCTACCCCACTGTGTGA